A window of Clavibacter michiganensis contains these coding sequences:
- the leuA gene encoding 2-isopropylmalate synthase — MKSTQTPSGMPIHKYRPFHEQIAVDLPDRTWPARRITEAPRWCAVDLRDGNQALIDPMSPERKRIMFDLLVRMGYKEIEVGFPSASQTDFDFVRSLIEEGAIPDDVTIQVLTQAREHLIARTYESLRGAKQAIVHLYNSTSVLQREVVFRTDKQGIIDIALEGARLCKRYEETIPEVDVYYEYSPESYTGTELEFAAEICNRVVEVLDPTPERKVILNLPATVEMATPNVYADSIEWMCRHLDRRDEVIVSLHPHNDRGTAVAAAELGYLAGADRIEGCLFGNGERTGNVDLVALGINLFTQGIDPQIDFSDLDGIKRTAEHCNQLAVPERSPWAGDLVYTAFSGSHQDAIKKGFEAMAADAAAQGVTVDEIPWAVPYLPVDPQDLGRSYEAVIRVNSQSGKGGVAYLLKADHSLDLPRRLQIEFSGVVQAKTDAEGGEITSAQIWSIFQDEYLPAPLDRVEEKWGRFELTSTRTSSDMGGSVSLEVELRDGDRVREASASGNGPIAAFLKVLADQGVDVRLLDYVEHALSASGDALAASYVELEVEGVRLWGVGIDEDSSTASLEAIVSGVNRAIRRTVREPELAAV; from the coding sequence ATGAAGAGCACGCAGACCCCCAGCGGGATGCCCATCCACAAGTACCGCCCGTTCCACGAGCAGATCGCCGTGGACCTGCCCGACCGCACCTGGCCCGCCCGCCGGATCACCGAGGCTCCGCGCTGGTGCGCGGTCGACCTCCGCGACGGCAACCAGGCGCTCATCGACCCGATGAGCCCGGAGCGCAAGCGCATCATGTTCGACCTGCTCGTGCGCATGGGCTACAAGGAGATCGAGGTCGGCTTCCCGTCGGCGAGCCAGACGGACTTCGACTTCGTGCGCAGCCTCATCGAGGAGGGCGCGATCCCGGACGACGTGACGATCCAGGTCCTCACGCAGGCCCGCGAGCACCTCATCGCCCGCACCTACGAGTCGCTGCGCGGCGCGAAGCAGGCCATCGTGCACCTCTACAACTCGACGAGCGTGCTGCAGCGCGAGGTCGTCTTCCGCACCGACAAGCAGGGCATCATCGACATCGCGCTCGAGGGCGCGCGCCTCTGCAAGCGGTACGAGGAGACGATCCCCGAGGTGGACGTCTACTACGAGTACTCGCCCGAGAGCTACACGGGCACCGAGCTCGAGTTCGCGGCGGAGATCTGCAACCGCGTCGTCGAGGTCCTCGACCCGACCCCCGAGCGCAAGGTGATCCTCAACCTGCCCGCGACCGTGGAGATGGCGACCCCGAACGTCTACGCCGACTCCATCGAGTGGATGTGCCGTCACCTCGACCGCCGCGACGAGGTCATCGTCTCGCTGCACCCGCACAACGACCGCGGCACGGCCGTGGCCGCCGCCGAGCTCGGCTACCTGGCCGGCGCCGACCGCATCGAGGGCTGCCTCTTCGGCAACGGGGAGCGCACCGGCAACGTCGACCTCGTCGCGCTCGGGATCAACCTGTTCACGCAGGGCATCGACCCCCAGATCGACTTCAGCGACCTGGACGGGATCAAGCGCACGGCCGAGCACTGCAACCAGCTGGCCGTGCCCGAGCGGAGCCCCTGGGCGGGCGACCTCGTCTACACGGCGTTCAGCGGATCCCACCAGGACGCCATCAAGAAGGGCTTCGAGGCGATGGCCGCAGACGCGGCCGCCCAGGGCGTCACCGTGGACGAGATCCCGTGGGCCGTGCCGTACCTGCCGGTGGACCCGCAGGACCTCGGCCGCTCCTACGAGGCCGTCATCCGCGTCAACTCGCAGTCGGGCAAGGGCGGCGTCGCCTACCTGCTGAAGGCCGATCACTCGCTCGACCTGCCGCGCCGCCTGCAGATCGAGTTCTCCGGCGTCGTGCAGGCCAAGACCGACGCCGAGGGCGGCGAGATCACGAGCGCACAGATCTGGTCGATCTTCCAGGATGAGTACCTGCCCGCGCCGCTCGACCGCGTGGAGGAGAAGTGGGGCCGGTTCGAGCTCACGTCCACCCGCACGTCGAGCGACATGGGCGGATCCGTGTCGCTGGAGGTCGAGCTCCGCGACGGCGACCGGGTGCGCGAGGCGTCCGCGTCCGGCAACGGTCCGATCGCCGCGTTCCTGAAGGTCCTCGCCGACCAGGGCGTCGACGTGCGCCTCCTCGACTACGTGGAGCACGCGCTCAGCGCGAGCGGCGACGCGCTGGCCGCGTCCTACGTGGAGCTCGAGGTCGAGGGCGTGCGCCTCTGGGGCGTGGGCATCGACGAGGACAGCTCGACGGCGTCGCTCGAGGCCATCGTCTCCGGCGTCAACCGCGCGATCCGCCGCACGGTGCGCGAGCCGGAGCTGGCCGCGGTCTGA
- a CDS encoding trimeric intracellular cation channel family protein — MDPVPLTIPLWADLLAVSIGSLQGAMFAAGFRDRRLDLLGVAIIGTATGLGGGLLRDVFLDVTPAALSSNWLMLVAVAAALGGMLLERIFTRLDVVITALDALTIGLFCAIGTSKALAAGVPGVPAVFIGVVSAVGGSFVRDLLLNLPIAMMHVGSLYAVAAGVGAVIVVLLAAFGVPMWVAAIVCVAVTATTRLLAVRFGWSLPEQRALSRLRFTALRRPRPRR; from the coding sequence ATGGATCCCGTCCCCCTCACCATCCCGCTCTGGGCGGACCTCCTGGCGGTCAGCATCGGCAGCCTCCAGGGCGCCATGTTCGCGGCCGGCTTCCGCGACCGCCGACTCGACCTGCTCGGCGTCGCCATCATCGGCACGGCCACCGGGCTCGGCGGCGGCCTCCTCCGGGACGTGTTCCTCGACGTCACGCCCGCGGCGCTCTCGAGCAACTGGCTCATGCTCGTCGCGGTCGCGGCGGCCCTCGGCGGCATGCTGCTCGAGCGGATCTTCACCCGCCTCGACGTCGTCATCACCGCCCTCGACGCCCTCACCATCGGCCTGTTCTGCGCCATCGGCACGTCGAAGGCCCTGGCGGCCGGGGTGCCGGGGGTGCCCGCGGTCTTCATCGGCGTCGTCTCGGCCGTCGGCGGCTCGTTCGTCCGCGACCTCCTGCTCAACCTGCCCATCGCGATGATGCACGTGGGCTCGCTCTACGCGGTCGCCGCGGGCGTGGGCGCGGTCATCGTCGTCCTGCTCGCGGCGTTCGGCGTTCCCATGTGGGTCGCGGCCATCGTGTGCGTGGCCGTCACGGCCACGACGCGGCTCCTGGCCGTGCGCTTCGGCTGGAGCCTCCCGGAGCAGCGCGCGCTCAGCCGCCTGCGGTTCACGGCGCTGCGCCGACCGCGTCCGCGCCGCTGA
- a CDS encoding isoprenyl transferase, with product MSRRPEVPGRTDLPLDWTGEQPPAIPADLVPKHIAVVMDGNGRWANQRGLPRTAGHQAGEEAWFDTVAGAVQLGATHLSVYAFSTENWKRSPAEVRFLMGFNRDVIHRRRDQLNAWNVRIRWAGRRPRLWRSVIDDLQVAEEMTKDNTGMTLTMCINYGGRTEIGDAVRRIAEDVDAGRLKASRVDERTIQRYLYLPDVPDVDLFIRSSGEQRTSNFLLWQSAYAEMVFLDRLWPDFRRTDLWDAVESYVHRDRRFGGAVDAHAGDGDAGSAEDPDALPGDAPEAAPQ from the coding sequence ATGAGCCGACGCCCCGAGGTCCCCGGACGCACCGACCTGCCGCTCGACTGGACAGGCGAGCAGCCGCCCGCGATCCCCGCCGACCTCGTGCCGAAGCACATCGCCGTCGTCATGGACGGCAACGGCCGCTGGGCGAACCAGCGCGGCCTGCCCCGCACCGCCGGCCACCAGGCGGGCGAGGAGGCCTGGTTCGACACCGTCGCGGGCGCCGTGCAGCTGGGCGCCACGCACCTGTCCGTCTACGCGTTCTCGACCGAGAACTGGAAGCGCTCGCCCGCCGAGGTGCGCTTCCTCATGGGCTTCAACCGCGACGTGATCCACCGCCGCCGCGACCAGCTGAACGCCTGGAACGTGCGGATCCGCTGGGCCGGCCGTCGCCCCCGCCTCTGGCGCAGCGTCATCGACGACCTCCAGGTCGCGGAGGAGATGACCAAGGACAACACCGGCATGACGCTCACGATGTGCATCAACTACGGCGGGCGGACGGAGATCGGCGACGCGGTGAGGCGGATCGCCGAGGACGTGGACGCGGGCCGGCTCAAGGCGTCGCGCGTCGACGAGCGCACGATCCAGCGCTACCTCTACCTCCCGGACGTGCCCGACGTCGACCTCTTCATCCGCAGCTCCGGCGAGCAGCGCACGAGCAACTTCCTGCTCTGGCAGTCGGCGTACGCGGAGATGGTGTTCCTCGACCGGCTGTGGCCCGACTTCCGCCGCACGGACCTGTGGGACGCGGTGGAGAGCTACGTGCACCGCGACCGGCGGTTCGGCGGCGCGGTCGACGCGCACGCGGGCGACGGGGACGCGGGGTCCGCCGAGGATCCGGACGCGCTGCCGGGAGACGCCCCGGAGGCCGCGCCTCAGTAG
- a CDS encoding Gfo/Idh/MocA family oxidoreductase, protein MSTPDTAPRPSASVASAEGGDAPIRVGIVGYGLAGRVFHAPFLQASPEYRIALVSTSDADRAAQVRERHPGADVVASADELFARSAELDMVVIASPASAHLRQGLQALDAHLAVVMDKPFVATVDEALMLIERAEALGVPFSVFQNRRWDGDFLTVKALIASGRLGEVHRFESTFERWGGPVRDRWQDRETPADAAGISYDLGSHLIDQALELFGPVADFAAELATVRDGSASDDDAFYSLLHESGVQSHITVSRVAALAGPRFRVLGTAGAYAVHGLDPQEPLLKEGAAPTDPGFGEAPESEWGTLVEAAGDPAGERIPTERGRYADYYAAMADAVRGRGPVPVEPRESLETVRIVELAHRRTAGDED, encoded by the coding sequence GTGAGCACACCCGACACCGCGCCCCGCCCGTCCGCCTCCGTCGCCTCCGCCGAGGGCGGCGACGCGCCCATCCGCGTGGGGATCGTCGGCTACGGCCTCGCCGGCCGCGTGTTCCACGCGCCGTTCCTCCAGGCGAGCCCCGAGTACCGCATCGCCCTCGTCTCGACCTCCGACGCGGATCGCGCCGCGCAGGTGCGCGAGCGCCACCCCGGCGCCGACGTCGTCGCCTCCGCCGACGAGCTCTTCGCGCGCTCCGCCGAGCTCGACATGGTGGTCATCGCGTCGCCCGCATCCGCGCACCTCCGCCAGGGGCTGCAGGCGCTCGACGCGCACCTCGCCGTCGTGATGGACAAGCCGTTCGTCGCGACCGTGGACGAGGCCCTCATGCTCATCGAGCGCGCCGAGGCCCTCGGGGTCCCGTTCTCGGTGTTCCAGAACCGGCGGTGGGACGGCGACTTCCTCACCGTCAAGGCGCTCATCGCGTCGGGCCGCCTCGGCGAGGTCCACCGCTTCGAGTCGACCTTCGAGCGCTGGGGCGGACCCGTCCGCGACCGCTGGCAGGACCGCGAGACGCCGGCCGACGCGGCGGGCATCTCCTACGACCTCGGCAGCCACCTCATCGACCAGGCGCTCGAGCTGTTCGGACCCGTCGCCGACTTCGCGGCCGAGCTCGCCACCGTGCGCGACGGATCCGCGAGCGACGACGACGCCTTCTACTCGCTGCTGCACGAGTCGGGCGTCCAGTCGCACATCACCGTCAGCCGCGTCGCCGCGCTGGCGGGCCCCCGCTTCCGCGTCCTCGGCACCGCGGGCGCGTACGCCGTGCACGGGCTCGATCCGCAGGAGCCGCTCCTCAAGGAGGGCGCGGCACCCACCGACCCCGGCTTCGGCGAGGCGCCCGAGTCCGAGTGGGGCACGCTCGTCGAGGCGGCGGGCGATCCGGCGGGGGAGCGGATCCCCACCGAGCGCGGCCGCTACGCGGACTACTACGCCGCCATGGCCGACGCCGTCCGCGGACGCGGGCCCGTTCCCGTCGAGCCCCGCGAGTCCCTCGAGACCGTCCGCATCGTCGAGCTCGCGCACCGGCGGACCGCGGGCGACGAGGACTGA
- a CDS encoding glycine--tRNA ligase yields MATPSRLDPVINLAKRRGFVFQAGEIYGGSRSAWDYGPLGVALKENIKRQWWQTMVNGRDDVVGLDSSVILPRRVWEASGHVEVFSDPLVESLHTHKRYRADHLLEAYEAKHGHPPVNGLADVKDPDTGQPGSWTEPQNFSGLLKTFLGPVDNQEGMHYLRPETAQGIFVNFANVLSAARQKPPFGIGQIGKSFRNEITPQNWIFRTREFEQMEMEFFVEPGTDAEWHQYWIDARYAWYTDLGIDPENLRLFEHPAEKLSHYSTRTVDIEYRFGFAGGAWGELEGIANRTDYDLRTHSEASGQDLSYFDQTKNERWIPYVIEPAAGLTRSMMAFLVDAYHEDEAPNAKGGVDKRTVLRLDRRLAPVKVAVLPLSRNEKLSPVARELAAELRKVWNIEFDDAGAIGRRYRRQDEIGTPFCVTVDFDTLDDRAVTVRERDTMAQERIPLDDLMGYLAGQLIGA; encoded by the coding sequence GTGGCAACCCCCTCGCGTCTCGACCCGGTCATCAACCTCGCCAAGCGGCGCGGGTTCGTCTTCCAGGCGGGTGAGATCTACGGCGGCTCGCGCTCCGCGTGGGACTACGGGCCGCTCGGCGTGGCGCTGAAGGAGAACATCAAGCGCCAGTGGTGGCAGACCATGGTCAACGGCCGCGACGACGTCGTGGGCCTCGACTCCTCGGTGATCCTGCCCCGCCGCGTGTGGGAGGCGTCCGGCCACGTCGAGGTCTTCAGCGACCCGCTCGTCGAGTCGCTGCACACCCACAAGCGCTATCGCGCCGACCACCTCCTCGAGGCGTACGAGGCGAAGCACGGCCACCCGCCCGTCAACGGACTCGCCGACGTCAAGGACCCGGACACCGGCCAGCCCGGATCCTGGACCGAGCCGCAGAACTTCTCGGGCCTCCTCAAGACCTTCCTCGGCCCCGTCGACAACCAGGAGGGCATGCACTACCTCCGCCCCGAGACCGCGCAGGGCATCTTCGTCAACTTCGCGAACGTCCTCAGCGCCGCGCGCCAGAAGCCGCCGTTCGGCATCGGCCAGATCGGCAAGAGCTTCCGCAACGAGATCACGCCGCAGAACTGGATCTTCCGCACGCGCGAGTTCGAGCAGATGGAGATGGAGTTCTTCGTCGAGCCCGGCACCGACGCCGAGTGGCACCAGTACTGGATCGACGCCCGCTACGCCTGGTACACCGACCTCGGCATCGACCCCGAGAACCTCCGCCTCTTCGAGCACCCGGCCGAGAAGCTGTCGCACTACTCCACCCGCACGGTCGACATCGAGTACCGCTTCGGCTTCGCCGGCGGCGCGTGGGGCGAGCTCGAGGGCATCGCGAACCGCACCGACTACGACCTGCGCACGCACTCCGAGGCGTCCGGCCAGGACCTCTCCTACTTCGACCAGACGAAGAACGAGCGCTGGATCCCGTACGTCATCGAGCCCGCGGCCGGCCTCACCCGGTCGATGATGGCGTTCCTGGTCGACGCGTACCACGAGGACGAGGCCCCGAACGCGAAGGGCGGCGTGGACAAGCGCACGGTCCTCCGCCTCGACCGCCGGCTGGCGCCCGTCAAGGTCGCCGTGCTGCCGCTGTCGCGCAACGAGAAGCTGTCGCCGGTCGCGCGCGAGCTCGCCGCGGAGCTGCGCAAGGTCTGGAACATCGAGTTCGACGACGCGGGCGCCATCGGCCGCCGCTACCGCCGCCAGGACGAGATCGGCACGCCGTTCTGCGTCACGGTCGACTTCGACACCCTCGACGACCGCGCCGTCACCGTGCGCGAGCGCGACACCATGGCGCAGGAGCGCATCCCGCTCGACGACCTCATGGGGTACCTCGCCGGGCAGCTCATCGGGGCCTGA